The proteins below are encoded in one region of Hordeum vulgare subsp. vulgare chromosome 3H, MorexV3_pseudomolecules_assembly, whole genome shotgun sequence:
- the LOC123440087 gene encoding uncharacterized protein LOC123440087 has product MVSWNNLPTSSPDGESVNSPEGSKCNYVEWVDDEWPAQLKMALGTIWDMYEDNKRLRLRQNIVSAEENLKMLKEKEKMEKDLRFFKVDFAKMVADKDQALEQLGNTQIALFDLKEEIEKKKISDKSATNIHQVVRAKAEKDRDLMKEERDLIKQKRDLMKQEMEYSISISFQIVLHSVAIMNYCLRVNSLLPTTGYTMPTWYPRQLSSFAITCVQVQVYCVARVTTQNSEYLLTYF; this is encoded by the exons ATGGTCTCCTGGAACAATCTGCCGACCTCATCCCCTGACGGCGAGTCAGTCAACAGTCCG GAAGGATCAAAATGCAACTATGTGGAGTGGGTTGATGATGAGTGGCCTGCTCAACTCAAGATGGCTTTAGGTACTATCTGGGACATGTATGAAGATAATAAGAGGCTGAGGCTCAGGCAAAATATTGTTAGTGCTGAAGAAAACTTGAAGAtgttgaaagagaaagaaaagatggaAAAAGATCTGAGGTTTTTCAAGGTTGATTTTGCTAAGATGGTTGCTGACAAGGATCAGGCATTGGAACAGTTAGGCAACACACAAATTGCACTTTTTGACCTAAAGGAAGAGAttgagaagaagaagatttctgacaagtctgccACAAACATTCATCAGGTTGTTAGGGCCAAGgcagagaaagatagggacttGATGAAGGAAGAGAGGGACTTGATCAAGCAAAAGAGGGACTTGATGAAGCAAGAGATGGAGTATAGTATATCCATAAGCTTTCAAATAGTTCTTCACAGTGTAGCAATCATGAACTATTGTCTCCGAGTCAATTCTCTCCTCCCTACAACAGGCTACACAATGCCCACATGGTATCCTAGACAACTGTCATCTTTTGCAATCACATGTGTGCAAGTACAAGTCTACTGTGTAGCTAGAGTTACCACACAAAACTCTGAATATTTGTTGACCTACTTCTGA